DNA from Paraburkholderia sp. PGU19:
GGTTGGCGGCGGGCATCGCGCCGACGCAAAACGTGTACACGTTCTCGTACTTCAACGCGAAGTCGCTCACCAGCACGGACGCGATCGCATCGCGCCCGTGCGTTTCTTGCGGAAACGCGATGGCGGCCGTTTTCACGGTCATTGCCAAAGACGCATCGTGCGCGAAGGCATCCGTCAACAGATGCGGACGGTTGCCGTCCTTCGCCAATATGTAGGATTCGATCGAGCCTTTGAGTTCAGTCATCTGTCAGAGCGTGTCAGCGTAACGAGCCAATCAGTCTAAGCGCTTCACGTCGCTGCATTCCGCTTGCCCTTGATGCCGGACGGGCTTCTGCCGTTTTCACGCATGCGGCGCGCATTCTTTGCACAACATGACGAAACTGCGTTGCGCGCGATGCGCTTTGCGTTCGACAATGCCTCTTCCGTGCGCGATTCCCCACTTGCGCCCGCATCCCACAGTTCGAACACGCGCCCTCGATGAACTCCCGCTTCGCCAGTCTCACGCGCATTCATTCTTTCATGCCGCTAGCCGGTGCGACGCTGATGCTGGGCATCGCGATGTCGTTCACCGCGCCGTATCTGTCGTTGTTTGGCGTCGAGCAGACGGGCATGTCGCCGTTGCAGCTCGGTCTGTTCATGACGTTGATTGCGGCGAGCGGTGTCGTCGCAAGCGCGTGGGCGGGTAAATGGTCGGATAAGCATGGGCATCACCGCGCGCTGTTACTTGCGGCATTGATCGCGGCCTCGCTCGGCTTTCTGCTGCTTTGTTTCGTGCGCAACTATCTGGCGCTGCTCGTGATCGGCGTGGCGTTTCTCGGCGCAGGGGGCTCGGCGATGTCGCTGGTGTTCTCGTTCGGTCGCGCGGCGCTGCCCGTGCACGACGAAGCAGAGCGCTCGTTCGCGCTGGCGACGTTGCGCACGGTGCTGTCGATGGCGTGGGTGTTCGGGCCTTCCGTCGGTGCGCTGGTGCTGGCGGGCGCGGGCTTTTACGGGCTCTTTCTGTTCGCGGCCGCATGTTTCGCCACATGCGGCGCGATCGTGTGGCGCATGCGCGAATCGCCCGCTGGCGATCCGCACAGCACGCCGGCGCACTATGCGGGCGACCCGGCCTCGTCGCTCGAAGTGACGACCGTCACCGAACCTGCCGAACCGCCGCCGCCCTCACCGCCTCATGCGCCCGGCACGCAGCGGCAGATCTGGCGTTCCGTCGTCGCGCTGACGCTGATCGGCCTCGCCGCAAACGCGACGATGATCGTGCTGCCGCTCTACGTCGTACATGGCCTGAAAGGCACGCGGCTCGATGTGTCGATCATGCTCGGGCTCGGCGCGTTCCTCGAAATTCCGATGATGCTCGCGCTCGGCGCACGCGGCGCGACGCTCAACAAGCTGAACTGGCTCGCGGCATGCGCAGCCGTGCATGTGGTGTATTTCATTGCAGTCGCGGCAGCGGGCACGGTCAACGTGCTGATCCCCATGCAGGCTTTCAATGCATTCGTCGTCGCCGTCACGTCATGTCTTGGCATGACGTATATGCAGGACCTGATTCCGCGCTCGCCAGGCGCGGCGACGGCGCTGTTCTTCAACGCTTCGCGGGTTGGGTCGATTCTGTCGGGTGTGTTGTCGGGGGTGCTGATCGCGGGTCTTGGTTATCGTGGGACGTTTCTCGTCTGTGGATGCCTCGCGCTTGGGGCGCTGATTCTGTTCGCCGATCCGCCGTGGAAGCGTATTGCGCTGCGGGTGCGGGATGCGTGGGAGGACTGGCGGCATCCAGCTCAGTGACGGAGGGAACGCTGTGCATCGCGGTGCGATATCCCACCATCCTGACCGGCACGCAAGATCGCGCGCGACGAACGCGTCTTGTCTTTTCCGCAAGCCGCTATTATCGAAATTCGATCCAAAGGAGAGCACTGATGAGCCGGCCGGATTTCATCAAACACTGGACTGAACTCGAACAACCGGACGCGCATTCCTATCCCGGCGATACCGAGCCAATGGCGCTGGACGCGCCGCTTTCCGCCGCACTCGGCATTCATCACATAAGGCTTCTGCCTGGCCGAAGGACGTCGTATCCACATGCCGAAAGTACCGAGCAGGAGTTCGTGTACGTGCTCGAAGGCAAGCCCGACGTATGGATCGACGGCGCGCTTCATCCCATTGCTGAAGGCGATTCCGTCGCGTTTCCTGCGGGCACGGGCATCTGCCATACCTTCATCAACAATACGAAGGAGGACGTCAGGCTGATGGTGATCGGCGAACGTCCGCGCGACGATAACCGTATTCGTTATCCGCTCAACGAAGCGCATGAACTTACCCGCGCGGATCGCTGGGTGGACTGGCCGACCAGACCGCTCGGCGACCATGACGGCAGGCCGGACTGAGTCTGACGCAAAGGGCTGCCAGACCGGCGGCCGCCACATACAAGCCCTCCGACTCCCGAAAACCCTCACCTCCAACCGCCCACGCCCCCACCGGGCACACCCACCCGATGACAAGTAGAATCGGGTGGAGCCCACTGCGGTGAGGTCCGGCAGGACGCACAGGCTCAGCAGTCGACCCATACCAGGGATACCAGCACGAAAGCCCGGCACGCAGCGTCCCAGCGCGCACGCGCGCCCTTTCCGCCGCAAGGAGATCTCATGAAGGTGCTCGCTGTTCACCCCAGTGGCCTGATGTACACGCGCGTATATCTGCGCCTCGAGCCGCTCGGACTCGAAACGGTCGCCGCCGTGATACACGAAGCCGGCCACGATATCCGCCTGATCGACCTGCAGGTCGAATCCCATCGCGCGCTGCACAATCTCGTCCGGACGTGGCGGCCCGACGTGGTCTGTTTCTCGGCCAACTATCTCGCCAATATCCCCGAAATCATCGATCTGTCGAAGGCGATCAAGGCGCAACTGCCGGGCTGCTTCGTGTTCGTCGGCGGACATAGCGCGTCGTTCACCGCGCGCGACATGCTGAAACACGCGGAAGGTGCGCTCGATTGCATCCTCAAAGGCGAAGGCGAAGCGAAGGTCGTCGAGCTGCTCACTGCCGTTGCGCGCAAGGGCGAGCTATTGCGTATTCCGGGCGTCGTCACGCCCGAAGGCGAAGGGCCGCCGCCCGGCTTCACCGAAAGCCTCGACCAGATTCGCCCCGCGCGCGATCTGCTGCCGCACCGGCGCAAGTACTTCATCGGCGTGCTCGATCCGTGCGCGTCGATCGAGTTCGCGCGTGGCTGTCCGTGGGACTGTACGTTCTGCAGCGCATGGACGTTCTATGGACGCAGCTATCGTTCGCGCAGCCCCGAAGTCATTGCCGACGAACTGGCGTCGATTCGCGAGCCGGGCGTGTTCATCGTCGACGACGTCGCCTTCGTGCATGCCGATCACGGCATGGCGATCGGACGCGAAGTGGCGCGGCGCGGCATCCGCAAGAAGTATTACCTCGAGACGCGCGGCGACGTGCTGTTGCGCAACAAGGAAGTGTTCGAGTATTGGCGCACGCTCGGTCTGCAATACATGTTCATCGGACTCGAAGCCGTCGACGCCGAAGGGTTGAAGGCGTTTCGCAAACGCATCGACGTCGACAAGAACTTCGAGGCGCTCGCGTTCGCGCGCTCGCTCGGCATCACGGTCGCGATCAATCTGATCGCGGATCCCGACTGGGATCACGAGCGCTTTGAAACGATCCGGCAATGGTGCCTGGAGATTCCAGAGATCGTGAACATCAGCGTGACGACGCCGTATCCGGGCACGGAAATCTGGTTGCGCGAACAACGGCGACTGACGAGCCTCGACTATCGGCTCTACGACATCCAGCATGCCGTGCTGCCGACGAAGCTGCCGCTAGCCGAGTTCTACGCGGAACTGGTACGCACGCAACAGGTGCTCAACCGCAAGCATCTCGGCTGGGGCGCGTTGTATCGCGCGGCGGGCGAAGCGGCTTCGCTGCTGATGCGCGGACAGACCAACTTTGTGCGGATGCTGTGGCGCTTCAATTCGGTATTCAATCCGAATCTGCAATTGAGCGATCACGCGCGCGAAGTGCGCTACGAGATGACGCCGCCGCCCGCGCAGTTGCCCGAAGAGAGCAACGTCAAGGTGCTGTATGTGCACGGCCCGGCGGGACGCAAAGGCCGCAAGATCGACGACGCAACCGAGAAATTCGTCGATCAGACCCGTATGGGTACGGGCTGATCGCAACGGGGCGCGCCTTGCCCGCACGGTCAGAACGGCTCTTTAAAAGGACGCAGATCGATTTCGTGCGTCCATGCGGACGGATGCTGGAGATGGATCTGCCAGTACGCTTCGGCAATGGCGTCGACATTCAGCAGTCCGTTTTCGCCACGCTCGGCGGCAGCTTGCGGACGCGAGGTATGCAGGCGCTCGCCGTCGATGCCGCCGTCGATCACCACATGCGCGACATGCAGCCCGAGCGGCCCGAACTCGCGCGCCATGCTTTGCGCGACCATCCGCAGTCCGGCTTTGGCCGCGGCAAAATGCGCGAAGCCGGGCTTGCCGCGCAGGCTCGCCGATGCGCCCGTGAAGATCACCGAGCCACGGCCGAGCGGCACGAGACGCCGTGCCGCTTCGCGACCCACCAGAAAGCCGCCGACCGGCCCGGAGCGCAAAAAGTCCTGCATTTGCGCTTCCGTCAGGTCGCGAAACGGAACGTGCCGGTTGTTGCCGACGTTATAGATGACGAGCGAAGGCACATCGATAGCATCGGGCGGCGACATCGCCCGGTCGAAAAGACGCATGATGTCCGCTTCCGACGTGCCGTCCATCGCGAACGATTCGGCCGATCCGCCGTGGCTCGCGATGCCGTTCGTCACGATGTCGAGTTTGGCCTGCGTGCGGCCCGCGACATACACGTGATACCCGTTCGCGGCGATCTTCCTGCACAGCGCCGCGCCCAGTCCGAGTTCGGCGCCGACGCCGATCACCAGTGCGCTGTTTCGCTTCATCGTGTGTCTCCGTTGTCGTCTCGCGCATGCAGCGCGGGAATCGTCGCGTGATTATAGGCAGCGGATGCGGGCGGCTGCCCGTGAACTGCACGCTCGCGTGTCCGCGAAGGTGACAAAAATCATTGAGCGCCGCCTGAATCTTCGTCAATCTCATGTTCGCTCGATGCCGTCACACGCCTGTTCACGTGGAATGAAAGGGTCAGCTCGCAAGGCCCTCATACGCGGCACGACGCGACGCGAACAGCGACGCCTCTCGCTGCCTTGCACCGCACACGCTGACACTCTGGCCTTTCGACTGTATCGACGCAAACCGTGAGCGGACTGCGCGCCACCGCGCACCGTATTGCCCTCGCCTTTAGACATTGCATGAAAACCATCACGCGTCTCTACCGCTACCGGATTGCCGGCATACTGTTCGCCAGCGTCGCCGTACTGATTGCGCTCGCAAGTTGCGGCCTGGCGGTGCTCTCCAGACTCGACGCGTACACGAACACGCTGTATCGGGGGAACATGCTTCCCATCGCGCAATTGAACGAACTCCGCGCGGCCTCGCTCGATGCGCGCCGCGAGTTCTGGAAGGCGATCCAGTTTCGCGAACCTGTGAGAACGGCCGCGTCGCTGAGCGTGGTCGAAGCAGACGAGGTGCGTATCGAGAAGGCATGGGCGGTGTATTACCCGCAAGGCGTCAGCGACGCGCGGGAAGCATTACTCGCCGACAAGATCGCGAACGGGTTGCCGACGTTCCGCGCGA
Protein-coding regions in this window:
- a CDS encoding SDR family NAD(P)-dependent oxidoreductase; the protein is MKRNSALVIGVGAELGLGAALCRKIAANGYHVYVAGRTQAKLDIVTNGIASHGGSAESFAMDGTSEADIMRLFDRAMSPPDAIDVPSLVIYNVGNNRHVPFRDLTEAQMQDFLRSGPVGGFLVGREAARRLVPLGRGSVIFTGASASLRGKPGFAHFAAAKAGLRMVAQSMAREFGPLGLHVAHVVIDGGIDGERLHTSRPQAAAERGENGLLNVDAIAEAYWQIHLQHPSAWTHEIDLRPFKEPF
- a CDS encoding sugar efflux transporter, giving the protein MNSRFASLTRIHSFMPLAGATLMLGIAMSFTAPYLSLFGVEQTGMSPLQLGLFMTLIAASGVVASAWAGKWSDKHGHHRALLLAALIAASLGFLLLCFVRNYLALLVIGVAFLGAGGSAMSLVFSFGRAALPVHDEAERSFALATLRTVLSMAWVFGPSVGALVLAGAGFYGLFLFAAACFATCGAIVWRMRESPAGDPHSTPAHYAGDPASSLEVTTVTEPAEPPPPSPPHAPGTQRQIWRSVVALTLIGLAANATMIVLPLYVVHGLKGTRLDVSIMLGLGAFLEIPMMLALGARGATLNKLNWLAACAAVHVVYFIAVAAAGTVNVLIPMQAFNAFVVAVTSCLGMTYMQDLIPRSPGAATALFFNASRVGSILSGVLSGVLIAGLGYRGTFLVCGCLALGALILFADPPWKRIALRVRDAWEDWRHPAQ
- the hpnR gene encoding hopanoid C-3 methylase HpnR, whose protein sequence is MKVLAVHPSGLMYTRVYLRLEPLGLETVAAVIHEAGHDIRLIDLQVESHRALHNLVRTWRPDVVCFSANYLANIPEIIDLSKAIKAQLPGCFVFVGGHSASFTARDMLKHAEGALDCILKGEGEAKVVELLTAVARKGELLRIPGVVTPEGEGPPPGFTESLDQIRPARDLLPHRRKYFIGVLDPCASIEFARGCPWDCTFCSAWTFYGRSYRSRSPEVIADELASIREPGVFIVDDVAFVHADHGMAIGREVARRGIRKKYYLETRGDVLLRNKEVFEYWRTLGLQYMFIGLEAVDAEGLKAFRKRIDVDKNFEALAFARSLGITVAINLIADPDWDHERFETIRQWCLEIPEIVNISVTTPYPGTEIWLREQRRLTSLDYRLYDIQHAVLPTKLPLAEFYAELVRTQQVLNRKHLGWGALYRAAGEAASLLMRGQTNFVRMLWRFNSVFNPNLQLSDHAREVRYEMTPPPAQLPEESNVKVLYVHGPAGRKGRKIDDATEKFVDQTRMGTG
- a CDS encoding cupin domain-containing protein; this translates as MSRPDFIKHWTELEQPDAHSYPGDTEPMALDAPLSAALGIHHIRLLPGRRTSYPHAESTEQEFVYVLEGKPDVWIDGALHPIAEGDSVAFPAGTGICHTFINNTKEDVRLMVIGERPRDDNRIRYPLNEAHELTRADRWVDWPTRPLGDHDGRPD